The Cucumis melo cultivar AY chromosome 5, USDA_Cmelo_AY_1.0, whole genome shotgun sequence genome has a segment encoding these proteins:
- the LOC103497328 gene encoding uncharacterized protein LOC103497328 produces MTGEAVNPKAYPLADAQLTITILDLVQQAANYKQLKKGANEATKTLNRGISEFVVMAADTEPLEILLHLPLLAEDKNVPYVFVPSKQALGRACGVTRPVIACSVTTNEGSQLKSQIQQLKDAIEKLLI; encoded by the exons ATG ACAGGAGAAGCTGTGAATCCCAAAGCCTATCCTTTAGCTGATGCTCAGCTTACGATTACCATTCTTGACCTCGTTCAGCAAGCTGCTAACTACAAGCAGCTCAAGAAGGGTGCTAATGAAG CTACTAAGACGCTGAATAGAGGGATTTCTGAGTTTGTTGTGATGGCTGCGGACACTGAGCCGCTTGAGATTCTTCTCCATCTTCCCTTGTTGGCTGAAGATAAG AATGTGCCTTATGTATTTGTCCCTTCAAAGCAAGCTCTCGGCCGAGCATGCGGAGTCACAAGACCTGTAATTGCATGTTCCGTAACAACAAACGAGGGAAGCCAATTGAAATCTCAAATACAACAACTGAAG GATGCCATTGAGAAGCTGTTGATCTGA